The following proteins are encoded in a genomic region of Corylus avellana chromosome ca4, CavTom2PMs-1.0:
- the LOC132179470 gene encoding zinc finger protein 5, whose protein sequence is MAKAESNLLSSTWDGENGYSAGSCAEKRLKLFGFELNPYKNIDESNVKVFAERDESVNSSSTTVSSGSREKTKPSKEVIGSLGGGSPDCKKFECQYCFKEFANSQALGGHQNAHKKERMKKKRLQLQARKSSINCYLQPLQNNHGFANSNGAVPWFYSPSSYTTPEFSHYDESQICFNPFDQDNGSLSQSQLSKWHNTLPPNISFQQDTCSFTLTQTDVGSAEINRPVIFKPSPCLPASKQSCKSLDLQLGLNMQANIRSSSRSGV, encoded by the coding sequence ATGGCAAAGGCTGAATCTAATCTCCTATCTTCCACATGGGATGGAGAAAATGGGTATTCTGCAGGTTCTTGTGCTGAGAAGAGGCTCAAATTATTTGGGTTTGAGTTGAATCCGTATAAGAATATTGATGAGAGCAACGTGAAAGTCTTTGCAGAAAGAGATGAAAGTGTAAATTCTTCATCAACAACAGTTTCATCTGGAAGCAGGGAGAAGACGAAACCTTCCAAGGAGGTGATCGGAAGCTTAGGCGGCGGCTCCCCAGATTGCAAAAAGTTTGAGTGCCAATATTGTTTCAAGGAATTCGCAAACTCACAGGCATTGGGTGGTCATCAAAATGCACACAAGaaggagaggatgaagaagaagaggctGCAGCTTCAAGCCAGGAAGTCCAGCATCAACTGTTACCTTCAACCTCTCCAAAACAACCATGGTTTTGCTAATTCCAACGGCGCCGTTCCGTGGTTTTATAGCCCCTCATCTTATACAACTCCTGAGTTTTCACACTATGATGAATCTCAGATTTGCTTCAATCCCTTTGATCAAGATAATGGGTCCCTCTCCCAGTCCCAGTTATCAAAGTGGCATAATACCCTGCCACCCAACATCTCTTTCCAACAAGACACGTGTAGCTTCACTCTAACACAAACCGACGTCGGATCGGCAGAGATCAATAGGCCTGTTATCTTCAAACCTTCCCCATGCTTGCCTGCTTCCAAGCAAAGCTGTAAATCTTTGGATTTGCAATTAGGCCTCAACATGCAAGCAAATATACGAAGCTCCTCTAGAAGTGGCGTGTAA